The following proteins are encoded in a genomic region of Kosakonia oryzae:
- the alkA gene encoding DNA-3-methyladenine glycosylase 2 produces MYELRWQPPYDWAWMLGFLGDRAVAGVEQIDATGYVRSFASGEHRGLIIAEPDEASATLKVTLSEGLQPIAELCLQRMRCLFDLDCNPQEVTTALGTLGAARPGLRLPGCVDPFEQGVRAILGQLVSVAMAAKLTAKVAQRYGDALDERGFLCFPTPQQLSAAQVGDLQTLGMPRKRAESLIYLAQAACDGLLPLTAPEDVEQGVKALQTFPGIGRWTASYFALRGWQAKDIFLPDDYLIKQRFAGMTPAQTRRYAERWQPWRSYALLHIWYTAGWEPEV; encoded by the coding sequence ATGTACGAACTGCGTTGGCAGCCGCCCTATGACTGGGCCTGGATGTTGGGATTTTTAGGCGATCGCGCCGTGGCGGGCGTTGAGCAGATTGATGCAACAGGCTATGTGCGTTCCTTTGCCTCTGGCGAGCATCGCGGGCTGATTATTGCCGAACCGGATGAAGCGAGCGCGACACTGAAGGTGACGCTTAGCGAAGGTTTGCAGCCGATTGCAGAACTGTGTCTGCAACGGATGCGCTGTTTGTTTGATCTCGACTGCAATCCGCAGGAAGTGACCACAGCGCTGGGAACGCTGGGTGCCGCGCGTCCGGGGTTGCGCCTGCCGGGATGCGTTGATCCGTTTGAGCAGGGTGTGCGGGCGATTTTAGGCCAGTTAGTCAGTGTGGCCATGGCAGCAAAGCTGACGGCAAAGGTTGCGCAGCGTTATGGCGATGCGCTGGATGAGCGCGGTTTTCTCTGTTTTCCCACGCCGCAGCAGCTCTCTGCGGCGCAAGTTGGGGATTTACAAACGCTCGGCATGCCGCGCAAACGCGCTGAATCGCTGATATACCTCGCGCAGGCAGCCTGCGACGGTTTGCTGCCGCTGACAGCACCAGAGGATGTGGAGCAGGGGGTGAAAGCCTTGCAAACGTTTCCCGGTATCGGCCGCTGGACGGCCAGCTACTTTGCCCTGCGCGGCTGGCAGGCGAAAGATATTTTTCTCCCCGACGATTATCTGATCAAGCAGCGTTTTGCCGGGATGACGCCCGCACAGACGCGGCGCTACGCAGAACGCTGGCAGCCGTGGCGCTCCTATGCGCTGTTGCATATCTGGTATACGGCGGGGTGGGAGCCTGAAGTGTGA
- a CDS encoding MdtA/MuxA family multidrug efflux RND transporter periplasmic adaptor subunit codes for MKRSFTFRRTLVAVVVIAAAGAAWYHFSHQEATPSSSATGHMQRQAGGGRHGMRGGALPPVQAATATRESVPRYLSGLGTITATNTVTVRSRVSGQLMALHFQEGQQVNAGDLLAEIDPSEFKVALAQAQGQLAKDKATLANARRDLARYQQLVKTSLVSRQDLDTQQALVTESEGTVKADEASVASAQLQLDWSRITAPISGRVGLKQVDIGNQISSSDTTGIVVLTQTHPIDLVFTLPESDIATVVQAQKAGQPLVVEAWDRTNKQKLSSGSLLSLDNQIDATTGTIKLKARFNNQDDALFPNQFVNARMLVATQQDAVVIPAAALQMGNEGNFVWVVNENNQVSKHIVTPGIQDSQKVVIAAGLSAGDRVVTDGIDRLTEGAKVEVVDAQSAQQMPTKREHPAKGAHS; via the coding sequence ATGAAACGCAGTTTCACTTTTCGCCGCACACTTGTTGCGGTTGTGGTTATCGCAGCGGCAGGTGCCGCGTGGTACCACTTTAGCCATCAAGAGGCTACACCTTCTTCTTCCGCCACAGGGCACATGCAGCGTCAGGCTGGCGGTGGTCGCCACGGCATGCGCGGCGGCGCACTACCGCCGGTACAGGCTGCCACAGCGACCCGCGAATCCGTTCCGCGTTATCTCTCTGGTCTTGGTACGATTACGGCAACCAATACCGTGACCGTTCGCAGCCGCGTTTCCGGCCAATTGATGGCTCTCCACTTCCAGGAAGGGCAACAGGTTAATGCCGGCGATCTGCTGGCTGAAATCGACCCCAGCGAATTTAAAGTGGCACTGGCGCAGGCGCAGGGGCAACTGGCAAAAGATAAAGCCACGCTGGCGAATGCACGCCGCGACCTGGCCCGCTACCAGCAACTGGTGAAAACCAGTCTCGTCTCCCGCCAGGATCTCGATACCCAGCAGGCGCTGGTAACCGAATCCGAAGGCACCGTCAAAGCCGATGAAGCTTCGGTCGCCAGCGCCCAGTTGCAGCTGGACTGGAGCCGCATCACCGCGCCCATCTCCGGGCGTGTTGGCTTAAAACAGGTGGATATTGGTAACCAGATCAGCAGCAGCGACACCACCGGCATTGTGGTGCTGACGCAAACCCACCCGATTGACCTCGTCTTTACCCTGCCGGAAAGCGACATCGCCACCGTGGTGCAGGCGCAAAAAGCTGGCCAACCGCTGGTGGTGGAAGCCTGGGATCGCACGAACAAACAGAAACTGAGCAGCGGTTCGCTGCTTAGTCTTGATAACCAGATCGATGCCACCACTGGCACCATCAAACTGAAAGCACGCTTTAATAACCAGGACGACGCTCTGTTCCCCAACCAGTTCGTCAACGCGCGCATGCTGGTCGCTACGCAGCAAGATGCCGTCGTGATCCCTGCCGCCGCGCTGCAAATGGGTAATGAAGGCAACTTTGTTTGGGTGGTGAATGAGAATAACCAGGTCAGCAAACATATCGTTACGCCAGGTATTCAGGACAGCCAGAAAGTGGTGATTGCCGCCGGGCTGTCGGCGGGCGATCGCGTAGTGACGGACGGTATCGACCGTCTGACTGAAGGGGCCAAAGTGGAAGTGGTGGATGCGCAAAGCGCCCAGCAGATGCCCACAAAACGTGAGCATCCGGCGAAAGGAGCGCACTCCTGA
- the yegD gene encoding molecular chaperone has protein sequence MFVGFDYGTANCSIAVMRDGAPHLLTMENNSTLLPSMLCAPTREAVSEWLYRHHQVPATGSETQALLRRAVSFNREEDIEVSAASVQFGLASLRQYVSDPEEVYFVKSPKSFLGASGLKPQQIALFEDLVCAMMLHIRQQAETQLPESINQAVIGRPINFQGLGGDEANTQAQGILERAAKRAGFRDVVFQYEPVAAGLDFEATLSEEKRVLVVDIGGGTTDCSILLMGPQWRSRQDRAASLLGHSGCRVGGNDLDIALAFKSLMPLLGMGGQTEKGIALPILPWWNAVAINDVPAQTEFYSAANGRLLNDLLRDARDAEKVALLLKVWRQRLSYRLVRSAEESKIALSEEAHVTAPLPFISDDLATAITQEGLEAALNQPLQRIIEQVQLALENSNETPEVIYLTGGSARSPIIKKALAETLPGIPIAGGDDFGSVTAGLARWAQVLFR, from the coding sequence GTGTTTGTAGGATTTGACTACGGAACAGCAAACTGCTCGATTGCGGTAATGCGCGATGGCGCGCCACATCTGCTGACCATGGAAAATAACAGTACGCTGCTGCCATCAATGCTCTGCGCGCCAACGCGCGAAGCCGTCAGCGAATGGCTCTATCGTCACCATCAGGTTCCGGCCACGGGGAGCGAAACCCAGGCGCTGCTGCGCCGGGCGGTAAGCTTCAACCGTGAGGAAGATATTGAGGTCAGCGCCGCCAGCGTGCAATTTGGCCTCGCCTCGCTGCGTCAGTATGTGAGCGATCCGGAAGAGGTTTACTTCGTTAAATCGCCGAAATCCTTCCTCGGTGCCAGCGGCCTGAAACCGCAGCAGATCGCCCTGTTCGAAGATCTGGTGTGCGCCATGATGCTGCACATTCGTCAGCAGGCCGAAACGCAACTACCGGAAAGCATCAACCAGGCGGTCATTGGCCGACCAATCAACTTCCAGGGGCTCGGCGGCGATGAGGCCAACACCCAGGCACAGGGGATCCTTGAGCGTGCGGCAAAACGCGCCGGTTTCCGCGATGTGGTATTCCAGTATGAGCCGGTAGCGGCAGGGCTCGATTTTGAAGCCACGCTAAGCGAAGAGAAGCGCGTGCTGGTGGTGGATATTGGCGGCGGAACAACAGACTGCTCCATTCTGCTGATGGGCCCACAGTGGCGCTCCAGACAGGATCGCGCAGCCAGCCTGCTCGGCCACAGCGGCTGCCGCGTTGGCGGTAACGATCTGGATATCGCGCTGGCGTTTAAAAGCTTGATGCCTCTGCTTGGTATGGGCGGCCAGACGGAAAAAGGTATCGCCCTGCCGATTCTGCCGTGGTGGAACGCGGTGGCGATCAACGATGTGCCGGCGCAAACCGAATTTTACAGCGCAGCCAATGGCCGTCTGCTCAACGATCTGCTGCGCGACGCCCGTGATGCGGAAAAAGTGGCCCTGCTGCTAAAAGTGTGGCGGCAGCGTCTGAGCTACCGGCTGGTGCGCAGCGCCGAAGAGAGCAAAATTGCCCTCTCGGAAGAAGCGCATGTCACCGCGCCGCTGCCGTTTATCAGCGACGATCTTGCCACCGCCATCACCCAGGAGGGCCTGGAAGCGGCGCTCAATCAGCCGTTACAGCGCATTATTGAGCAGGTACAACTGGCGCTGGAAAACAGCAACGAAACGCCGGAAGTGATCTACCTGACCGGCGGGAGCGCCCGTTCGCCCATCATCAAGAAAGCGCTGGCGGAAACGCTGCCGGGGATCCCGATCGCGGGCGGCGATGATTTTGGCTCTGTCACCGCCGGGCTTGCCCGCTGGGCGCAGGTTCTGTTTCGCTAA